A genome region from Lactobacillus sp. ESL0791 includes the following:
- the lanKC gene encoding class III lanthionine synthetase LanKC, with protein MESKYIEFNKNDSGLFDQDPNQIDKKADRFVIPDFSFKHWFYSVSNDWIYVMNKDEKDSPDQGWKIHLTAVPEEAQELLYVVADYLLTRGVSFKFVPTVVKLIEKNSKTADRSSSGKFITIYPHDETTFVQLLDKLDKLTHFFTSGPYILNDKQWKEGNVFFRYGGFKEMILKQNGEKIDAIKDPNGKLIPDKRVPYYYLPEFVTEPAIIQAEEQDQALNDTELSEFDKYQITYPITFSNAGGIYKARIADKQCVLKEGRPKAGLDGNNNDGFYRILLEYRTLVRLKDNTYVVNVSNYFTAWKHNYLVEDFATGVTLDEFIATNFPFNNITCKPETSNKYLDNAILIIEELIKAIKSIHAQGIAMGDLQPGNVIFSEADRKITLIDFEEAANPKSKFASGLITDGFASREAQTFGEADWFAIGKIAYHLFIPISAANSSLSPDIKSIYDERISLVFGEKAIKFLKKVMLEISRHTNVDGAPLFMEKFLKLPGKRLTKKNKQYFITELRNGIANHLDFTSSGLIKGNVKQYQDTTSRYSVEYGAFGGIMTLMRSGGINDEIVSSIENWFLPNYSIISSNDFVKSSSYGLFDGLAGISSVLYDLGQADKATKLLQKINLADVGNVSLLNGVSGIGLAFLGGYLITGNTELLQSCYQAADIVKANFEKRTDVKPELKDTGLLNGLAGEALFLYKLGEKTQAQKFKKLAINIIDYIIKHQLKYDQDGNLFVNDTSRKVHRLIPYLNDGSAGIAIVMLIIYQDQESFLTNNREKVLRDLISATFSASTVEAGIFDGYAGFLILGNLINLSFKDDRLLNYTLDGMNMYLFSNGLDEIYLSGERGLKCSMDVATGASGLILALLGIDTDKWYSFLPIPLSAKIF; from the coding sequence TTGGAGAGCAAATATATAGAATTTAATAAAAATGATAGTGGTTTATTTGATCAAGATCCAAACCAAATAGATAAAAAAGCTGACAGATTTGTAATTCCCGATTTTTCGTTCAAACATTGGTTTTATTCGGTTAGTAATGATTGGATATATGTGATGAATAAAGATGAGAAAGATTCACCAGATCAAGGATGGAAAATTCACTTAACCGCAGTTCCTGAAGAAGCACAGGAATTATTATACGTGGTAGCTGATTATTTGCTGACACGGGGAGTTTCATTTAAATTTGTGCCAACGGTTGTTAAACTAATTGAAAAAAATTCTAAAACTGCCGATAGAAGTTCTTCAGGCAAATTTATAACAATTTACCCACATGATGAAACCACATTTGTACAATTACTGGATAAGTTAGATAAGTTAACGCATTTCTTTACTTCTGGGCCATATATATTGAATGATAAGCAATGGAAAGAAGGCAACGTTTTCTTTCGCTATGGTGGCTTTAAAGAAATGATATTAAAACAGAATGGTGAGAAAATTGATGCGATCAAGGATCCCAATGGTAAGCTAATTCCAGATAAAAGGGTGCCATATTATTATTTACCTGAGTTTGTCACAGAACCGGCAATTATTCAGGCTGAGGAACAGGATCAAGCATTGAATGATACGGAACTAAGTGAATTTGACAAGTATCAAATAACTTATCCCATTACCTTTAGCAATGCTGGCGGTATTTATAAAGCAAGGATTGCCGATAAACAATGTGTTTTGAAAGAGGGGCGGCCCAAGGCCGGCCTAGATGGTAATAATAATGATGGCTTTTACCGGATCTTGTTGGAATATCGCACTTTAGTTAGATTAAAGGACAATACTTATGTGGTAAATGTTAGTAATTACTTTACAGCTTGGAAGCACAACTATCTGGTAGAAGATTTTGCTACAGGAGTAACTTTAGATGAATTTATTGCAACGAATTTTCCGTTTAATAATATAACTTGTAAGCCCGAAACAAGCAATAAGTATTTAGATAATGCAATTTTGATTATTGAAGAATTAATCAAGGCGATTAAATCAATTCATGCACAAGGGATTGCGATGGGTGATTTACAACCGGGAAATGTGATTTTTTCGGAAGCAGATCGAAAAATAACCCTAATTGACTTTGAAGAAGCTGCCAATCCCAAGTCTAAGTTTGCTTCAGGCTTGATAACTGATGGCTTTGCTAGTCGTGAAGCACAAACTTTTGGAGAGGCAGATTGGTTTGCTATTGGTAAGATTGCTTATCATTTATTTATTCCTATATCAGCAGCTAATAGCAGCCTTTCTCCCGATATAAAATCGATTTACGATGAAAGAATAAGTCTAGTATTTGGTGAAAAGGCAATTAAATTTCTAAAAAAAGTCATGTTGGAGATATCTAGGCATACGAACGTTGATGGTGCTCCTTTATTTATGGAGAAATTTTTAAAGCTTCCTGGTAAAAGACTAACCAAGAAAAATAAGCAGTACTTTATTACGGAATTGAGAAACGGAATTGCTAACCATTTGGATTTCACTAGTTCAGGTCTGATTAAGGGTAACGTTAAACAGTATCAAGATACTACGTCAAGATATTCTGTTGAGTATGGTGCATTTGGTGGCATAATGACACTAATGCGGTCTGGTGGGATTAATGATGAAATAGTCAGTAGCATAGAAAATTGGTTTTTACCGAATTATTCAATTATTTCATCAAATGATTTCGTTAAATCCTCGTCTTACGGACTGTTTGATGGCCTAGCGGGTATTAGTTCTGTCTTGTATGATCTGGGACAGGCGGATAAAGCGACTAAACTTTTGCAAAAAATTAATTTAGCAGATGTTGGAAATGTTTCTTTATTAAATGGTGTTTCGGGAATAGGGCTGGCATTTCTAGGAGGTTATCTCATAACAGGTAATACTGAACTTTTGCAGAGCTGTTATCAAGCTGCTGACATAGTAAAGGCTAATTTTGAAAAAAGAACAGATGTTAAGCCTGAATTAAAAGATACTGGTTTATTAAATGGGTTGGCAGGAGAAGCATTATTTCTGTATAAATTGGGAGAAAAGACACAAGCACAAAAGTTTAAAAAATTAGCTATTAATATCATTGATTACATAATTAAACATCAGCTCAAGTACGATCAGGATGGTAATTTGTTTGTGAATGATACTAGTAGAAAGGTTCATAGATTAATTCCTTATTTAAACGATGGTTCAGCAGGAATAGCGATTGTTATGCTGATTATTTATCAGGATCAGGAATCTTTTCTTACTAATAATAGAGAAAAAGTTTTACGTGATTTAATCAGTGCTACTTTTTCGGCTTCAACAGTAGAAGCTGGAATATTTGATGGTTATGCTGGATTTTTGATATTAGGCAATCTTATTAACTTAAGCTTTAAGGATGATCGGTTATTGAACTACACATTGGACGGTATGAATATGTATTTATTTTCTAATGGCTTAGATGAAATTTATTTGTCTGGTGAACGGGGATTAAAATGTTCGATGGATGTAGCTACTGGTGCTAGCGGCTTAATTTTGGCTTTACTAGGAATAGACACGGACAAGTGGTATTCATTTTTACCGATTCCGCTATCAGCAAAAATATTTTAA
- a CDS encoding DUF4097 family beta strand repeat-containing protein: MKKSFKFWFTIIMTSLTLVLVEYLPNHNSINEVHARAEKASLQNPVRTVPLAKFNKIDINVAATDVHIHTGDRYQVKITDNKYATISAENNQGTLKIRDHGQGRPFGKRGWANRHCALAIDITVPDKDSLIAITSKNNAGNFKVENLQLRKLAIDTDAGDCKLLNMQIKRQGRVSTNDGDIKISSSQLNNLNFKSKDGNITINHSKLAGSNLVKINLGNFTMHQASRKINYRLATRGKLKLFDHKKDGDCLKKVHLTEAAPCNKNTLKVTASYGNVGIN, from the coding sequence ATGAAAAAATCTTTTAAATTTTGGTTCACAATTATTATGACCAGCTTAACTTTGGTGCTAGTGGAGTATTTACCTAATCATAACAGTATAAATGAGGTTCATGCCCGGGCAGAAAAAGCTAGTCTGCAGAATCCGGTCAGAACTGTTCCCCTAGCTAAGTTTAATAAAATTGACATCAATGTGGCTGCGACTGATGTTCACATCCATACCGGTGATAGGTACCAAGTTAAGATAACAGATAATAAATATGCAACTATTTCAGCCGAAAATAATCAAGGAACATTAAAAATTCGCGATCACGGGCAAGGCCGTCCTTTTGGAAAAAGGGGCTGGGCAAATCGCCATTGTGCATTAGCAATTGATATTACAGTTCCTGATAAAGATTCTCTAATTGCAATTACTAGTAAGAATAATGCCGGTAATTTTAAAGTAGAAAATTTGCAGCTTCGAAAATTAGCTATTGATACTGATGCAGGGGATTGTAAATTGCTAAATATGCAAATAAAGCGGCAAGGCAGGGTAAGTACCAATGATGGAGATATTAAAATTTCCAGTTCACAACTAAATAATCTTAATTTCAAAAGTAAGGATGGCAATATTACTATTAATCATAGCAAGCTAGCGGGGAGCAATTTAGTTAAGATTAATCTTGGTAATTTCACCATGCATCAAGCGTCTAGAAAAATCAATTATCGGTTAGCAACTCGTGGAAAACTAAAATTATTTGATCACAAAAAAGATGGCGATTGTCTTAAGAAAGTACATCTTACTGAAGCGGCTCCGTGTAATAAGAATACACTTAAAGTTACAGCTTCTTATGGTAATGTTGGTATCAATTAA
- a CDS encoding MFS transporter, which yields MQKYKRIFYFISSLYDISLAVWSGTIYLFMHQIGYTYGQINLFLSIFWLITFFTEIPSGYIADRLGYLKTIQISGFIRAAGLLVLAFNACHLWVLVISGILTALGDSLQSGTLPSWIANKAVVNKEKNKLGAIYSFYNLLSTPINMVFGFIGAQLLGNIDLKLPLIVGAGLLVITGVIVWPLLKYDSQNLMQKHPKVQFHLVSDVKTVIKHELTTFKLILLLLPITFISAGPLDQWQLYFQQGKQIKSGIILLAMGLVGMLGSLVYRKLSQKPQHELRLISICVLLMTGTICLTVVTRKAYYLSLALFLLHDFFGKIEQIAQDTFLQVTIETETRRATLISVSNALEAAVSVVILAINGYLSDHYGIGTAWISLAVVGILLFGLAYLFKRKSSSD from the coding sequence ATGCAAAAGTATAAACGGATTTTTTATTTTATTAGCTCTCTATATGACATAAGTCTTGCCGTATGGAGCGGCACGATTTATCTCTTCATGCATCAAATTGGCTATACTTATGGCCAAATCAATCTTTTTTTAAGCATATTTTGGTTGATTACTTTCTTCACTGAAATCCCTTCTGGCTATATTGCTGATCGGCTAGGTTATCTTAAAACGATTCAAATCAGTGGATTTATCCGAGCCGCTGGTTTATTGGTCTTGGCATTTAATGCGTGTCACCTATGGGTTTTAGTAATTAGTGGGATTTTGACGGCTTTAGGTGACTCGTTGCAGTCGGGCACATTACCGTCATGGATTGCCAACAAAGCAGTCGTTAATAAAGAAAAAAACAAATTGGGAGCAATTTACTCTTTTTATAATTTGCTATCAACACCCATTAATATGGTATTTGGCTTCATTGGCGCTCAGTTACTTGGAAATATTGATTTGAAGCTGCCATTAATAGTCGGTGCAGGTTTATTAGTTATTACAGGGGTGATAGTGTGGCCTTTGTTGAAATATGATAGTCAGAATTTAATGCAAAAGCACCCTAAAGTACAATTTCATTTGGTAAGCGATGTAAAGACAGTTATTAAGCATGAATTGACGACTTTTAAGTTGATTTTACTATTACTACCGATTACTTTTATTTCGGCTGGACCGTTAGACCAATGGCAGTTATATTTCCAGCAGGGTAAGCAGATTAAGAGCGGTATTATTTTGCTCGCAATGGGTTTAGTTGGAATGCTGGGTTCACTGGTTTATCGTAAGCTTAGTCAAAAACCACAGCATGAATTGAGATTGATTAGTATTTGTGTTTTATTGATGACAGGTACAATTTGTCTGACTGTTGTTACCAGAAAGGCTTATTATTTGTCATTGGCGTTATTCTTGCTTCATGACTTCTTTGGTAAGATTGAACAGATCGCGCAAGATACTTTTTTGCAAGTGACAATTGAAACGGAAACTAGGCGAGCTACGCTTATTTCTGTTAGTAACGCATTAGAAGCAGCAGTTTCAGTAGTAATTTTGGCAATTAACGGGTATTTGTCGGATCATTACGGAATTGGTACTGCTTGGATAAGTCTAGCTGTAGTTGGAATACTACTGTTTGGTTTGGCATATTTGTTTAAACGAAAAAGTAGCAGTGACTAA
- a CDS encoding DUF4097 family beta strand repeat-containing protein, protein MPDHYDSKASSYTKSTSKSRTVDTVRFNQVRLNNIKAADVCIHTGSKYQVKITDNKDATITAKVKHDELEIGEHGIGQAFGKNGWANRGHKFAIEVTIPTKDSLSEITGEKNTGRFKLANLSLQKLDVKTNAGSCKLTNVQIKQQGKINANVSKLSISRSELNNFTYKSRVGSGS, encoded by the coding sequence TTGCCTGATCATTATGACAGCAAAGCTAGTAGCTATACAAAATCCACTTCAAAATCACGCACTGTTGATACAGTTAGGTTTAATCAGGTTAGGTTAAACAATATTAAGGCAGCCGATGTCTGTATTCACACTGGCAGTAAATACCAAGTAAAAATCACGGATAACAAAGATGCAACTATCACGGCAAAAGTTAAGCATGATGAGTTAGAAATTGGTGAACATGGAATTGGTCAGGCTTTTGGAAAAAATGGTTGGGCCAATAGAGGTCATAAGTTTGCCATTGAAGTTACCATTCCAACCAAGGATTCATTATCTGAAATTACTGGTGAGAAAAATACAGGCAGATTTAAACTGGCTAATCTGTCTTTACAAAAACTTGATGTTAAAACTAATGCGGGCAGCTGCAAATTAACCAATGTTCAAATAAAGCAGCAGGGTAAGATAAATGCCAATGTTAGCAAATTATCTATTTCCCGTTCAGAGTTGAATAATTTTACTTATAAAAGTCGCGTGGGCAGTGGCAGTTAA
- a CDS encoding LysR family transcriptional regulator: MSINQIYYVIKLSETRNFTKAANELFIAQPTLSQQIKKLEDELNVKLFIRTKSEVTITEAGKSFVYYAKKILNNIDELKISLNKFRLPKSKSIKVGLLWPFGYTKVLDYIKLFQKTYPNIEIKVLIDGSVSLMTKLQNHKIDLAFIVEPPKYQRNLNLLSVDTSRIVCVMNNNHPLATSEKIFPKDLDGQKILMISHNSNVYLPLYTLLVKNNVKPIIIGESSEADVVIQIAQSNMAISFLSEEVFKKIRPENVVAIPLFPKIYRNIYLASVANFPQTNVIKTFINFIKNEEKTR; the protein is encoded by the coding sequence ATGAGTATTAATCAAATATATTATGTAATCAAATTGTCAGAAACCAGAAACTTTACTAAAGCTGCAAACGAGCTTTTTATTGCTCAGCCTACCCTTTCTCAGCAAATAAAAAAGCTCGAAGACGAACTTAATGTAAAATTATTTATTCGTACCAAGAGCGAAGTAACTATAACTGAAGCAGGGAAATCTTTCGTATATTATGCTAAAAAAATTTTAAATAATATAGACGAGCTGAAAATATCATTAAACAAGTTTCGTTTACCAAAATCTAAATCAATAAAAGTAGGTCTTTTATGGCCTTTTGGTTATACGAAAGTTTTAGATTATATTAAATTATTCCAAAAAACTTATCCTAATATAGAAATTAAAGTTTTAATCGATGGCTCTGTATCGTTAATGACAAAACTTCAAAACCATAAAATTGATTTAGCATTCATAGTCGAGCCTCCTAAATATCAACGAAACTTAAATTTACTTTCTGTTGACACAAGCAGGATTGTTTGCGTAATGAATAATAATCATCCATTAGCAACATCAGAAAAAATTTTCCCTAAAGATCTTGATGGACAAAAAATTTTAATGATCTCTCATAATTCAAACGTATATTTGCCATTATATACTCTACTAGTTAAAAATAATGTTAAGCCAATAATAATAGGCGAAAGCTCTGAAGCAGATGTAGTTATTCAAATTGCACAAAGCAATATGGCAATTTCATTTTTATCAGAAGAAGTATTCAAAAAAATACGTCCAGAAAATGTTGTAGCAATTCCCCTATTTCCTAAAATTTATCGTAATATTTACTTGGCTTCAGTTGCTAATTTTCCACAGACTAATGTTATTAAAACTTTTATCAATTTCATTAAAAATGAAGAAAAAACAAGATAA
- a CDS encoding FAD-dependent oxidoreductase, which produces MRKYRYDIVVVGGGSAGVAAALGAAQAGAKTAIIERNGFFGGQATNSFVTSYCGFYTRGSKPIQVVKGIGQKVLDGLQAYGQDTKPTISPSTGNASIRFDPEILKLVLDELMANSEVDLFLHTSLIDVTLEEKRITELTCCDDEGHFNIVAKSVVDASGNANLINLAHIETLWGNENGKVQQSSLSFRLENLPKRLISTDDISQAIIAGKKQGIKNLETEKGMIIKKPNETFGYCTIPSLIIKNLTAQEMTFAEIKLRQQCQAYTTTFQRNLAGCENIKIMAIAPAFGIREARRIKGEKTLYGTKIIEAPKTSDSIARGGWSPEIHKNSTQLEFTHIADYEYFSIPLGTLKLKDYDNIWAAGRMISCDSLALGSVRVMGTGFATGHAAGVAAALTSGQKHYDIKKIQNELVRQGALI; this is translated from the coding sequence ATGAGGAAATACAGATACGATATTGTTGTAGTTGGTGGTGGATCCGCGGGGGTCGCTGCTGCACTCGGTGCGGCGCAAGCAGGGGCTAAGACTGCAATAATTGAACGAAATGGCTTCTTTGGAGGCCAGGCAACTAATTCTTTTGTTACTTCATATTGTGGATTTTATACAAGAGGTTCAAAGCCTATTCAAGTAGTTAAAGGGATTGGTCAGAAGGTTTTAGATGGTCTGCAAGCTTATGGGCAAGATACAAAACCTACGATTTCGCCTTCTACAGGTAATGCGTCAATTAGATTTGATCCGGAAATATTGAAGCTAGTATTAGATGAATTAATGGCAAATAGTGAAGTTGACCTATTTTTACATACATCCTTAATAGATGTTACATTAGAAGAAAAAAGGATAACTGAGCTTACTTGTTGTGATGATGAAGGACATTTCAATATTGTGGCTAAGTCTGTTGTAGATGCATCTGGTAATGCGAATTTAATTAATTTAGCACATATTGAAACATTATGGGGTAATGAAAATGGTAAAGTACAGCAAAGTTCTCTATCATTTAGACTTGAGAATTTACCTAAAAGGTTAATATCCACGGATGACATTTCACAGGCAATTATCGCTGGAAAAAAGCAAGGAATTAAGAATTTAGAAACAGAAAAAGGAATGATTATAAAAAAGCCTAATGAAACATTTGGTTACTGTACTATTCCTAGCTTGATAATTAAGAATTTAACTGCTCAAGAAATGACTTTTGCGGAAATTAAACTTAGACAACAATGTCAAGCATATACGACAACTTTTCAACGGAATTTAGCCGGTTGTGAAAATATTAAAATTATGGCCATTGCTCCTGCATTTGGAATTCGTGAAGCGAGAAGAATTAAAGGTGAAAAGACATTATATGGTACTAAAATTATTGAAGCGCCTAAGACCTCAGACAGTATCGCTCGTGGAGGATGGAGTCCTGAAATTCATAAAAATTCTACTCAATTAGAATTTACTCATATTGCTGACTATGAATATTTTTCAATTCCTTTAGGTACATTAAAACTAAAAGATTATGACAATATTTGGGCTGCTGGAAGAATGATTTCGTGTGATTCTTTAGCATTAGGGTCTGTGCGAGTAATGGGCACTGGTTTTGCAACTGGACATGCAGCAGGTGTAGCTGCCGCTTTAACTTCAGGACAGAAACATTACGATATTAAAAAAATACAAAATGAATTAGTAAGGCAAGGAGCATTAATATGA
- a CDS encoding SLC13 family permease translates to MTKDQKKYIYLCIAALIILVSWFIPTPTGLNRAGMQVIGIFIGVLLLWVTTGIDWPSLLCVAALGFIPEIGFDNVLKNSFGNSTFAFLLFTFMCTYALSQTNFIKRIAITFVTSKISQKGPWHLIIAFLLADLIIGLIMSPTVLFFIMLPILEEIYIVLGLKKGESFAKVLMIGLAICTSLSSGMTPIAHVFPVLAMGVFQSITHQEISYAQYMGFAIPTGLIIFILTMLIFKFILNPDLTQFKAMNKQDFSNLGIKKADKREKTTVIIFIAVVLLWVLPGLISNLLPNIALAISKYGTVMPPLIGVIIMAIVKIDHKPLININEAMVKGVSWPALIMASATLSLGAAMTDKNVGLTKFLTSAIAPITKGLSPVLLILLFISWAALESSLSSHMVTEQLVASIAVPVALASGSLSAAAITATIGLIAATGSAAPSSMPYVAIAGASGWTDAKEMMKYGFIFMIMAIVVISVIGYPLAAFLMR, encoded by the coding sequence ATGACAAAAGATCAAAAAAAGTATATATATTTGTGCATAGCCGCTTTAATTATTTTGGTGTCTTGGTTTATTCCGACGCCTACGGGATTAAATCGAGCTGGTATGCAAGTTATTGGTATTTTTATTGGTGTTCTACTTTTGTGGGTTACTACAGGAATAGACTGGCCAAGTTTATTGTGTGTTGCTGCCTTGGGATTTATACCTGAAATTGGCTTTGATAATGTTTTAAAAAATTCATTTGGGAATAGTACTTTTGCCTTTTTACTTTTTACATTTATGTGTACGTATGCTTTAAGTCAAACTAACTTTATTAAAAGAATTGCTATTACATTTGTAACTAGCAAGATTTCGCAAAAAGGGCCGTGGCATTTAATTATTGCGTTTTTGTTAGCAGATTTGATTATTGGTTTAATTATGTCGCCAACAGTTTTATTTTTCATTATGTTACCCATTTTGGAAGAAATATATATAGTATTAGGATTAAAGAAAGGCGAATCTTTTGCCAAAGTATTAATGATTGGTCTTGCTATATGTACTAGCTTGTCATCAGGTATGACACCTATTGCACATGTTTTTCCTGTTTTAGCTATGGGAGTCTTTCAATCTATAACTCACCAAGAAATTAGTTATGCACAATATATGGGATTCGCAATTCCAACGGGATTAATTATCTTTATTTTGACTATGCTGATTTTTAAATTTATTTTAAATCCTGATCTTACTCAATTTAAAGCAATGAACAAACAAGATTTTTCTAATCTTGGAATTAAAAAAGCTGATAAAAGAGAAAAAACAACTGTTATAATTTTCATTGCAGTTGTACTTTTATGGGTTCTTCCAGGACTGATTAGTAATTTGTTGCCTAATATAGCACTTGCAATTAGTAAGTATGGCACAGTAATGCCTCCTTTAATCGGTGTAATTATTATGGCTATAGTCAAAATTGATCATAAACCATTAATTAATATTAATGAAGCAATGGTTAAAGGAGTAAGTTGGCCGGCTCTAATTATGGCTTCAGCAACTTTATCTTTGGGTGCAGCTATGACTGATAAAAATGTAGGACTGACAAAATTCCTGACCTCAGCTATTGCACCGATTACTAAGGGATTATCACCAGTTTTATTAATCTTGCTGTTTATTTCATGGGCAGCGCTTGAATCTAGTTTATCTTCACATATGGTTACTGAACAATTGGTAGCTTCAATTGCTGTTCCAGTAGCTTTAGCTTCTGGAAGTCTTAGTGCAGCTGCCATTACAGCTACAATTGGCTTAATTGCAGCAACAGGTTCAGCTGCGCCATCATCAATGCCTTATGTTGCAATAGCTGGTGCTTCAGGATGGACAGATGCTAAAGAAATGATGAAGTATGGTTTTATTTTTATGATTATGGCAATTGTTGTTATTTCTGTCATTGGCTACCCGTTAGCTGCATTTTTGATGAGATAA